In Bacillus pumilus, the sequence TTGATTTCTGCTCTAAGCCTGCAATGACAAGCTCTGCTTCTTTCACTGCCTGCTCAATCGTCTGCATTTGACCTGCTGTTTTTTGAACGAGTTCTCCACCAGCCTGAGCGGTTTTGCTAGATTCGATCGACGATTCCCTCATATGAGAGGTGGTGTCGACCATGTGCGATAAGCTGCGATCCATTTCGTTGAGCTGGACTGAGCTTTTTTCAATCATATCATTTTGATGTTCAGTGCTGTTTGAGAACTGTTCAATAGATGATGTAATATGCTCGGTCGCTTGGGCTGTCTGTCCCGCACTTGCCGTTAATTCTTCAGATGAGGCCGCCACATTTTCAATTGAATTCTGGACGGCTTGGATGACTTGTTTCAGCTTTGCAGACATATCATTAAAGCTCTGCGCAAGCTTGCCGATTTCATCGTGAGTACGTACCTCAATATGCTGGGTAAGGTCTCCCTGACTGATTTTCTCAGCCGATTCAGAGAGCTCTATCAGTGGTTTTCGAATGGATTTAATAATAAAATAAATCGCCATTCCGCCTACGACAATTGCAGCTGCAAGTATGATCATTGTTAAGTCGAGCACTGGCTGTGCGGCTTCCTTTACTTCGTTGACATACATCGTCCCGGCAATCTTCCAGCCTGTCGCTTCATTTGTATCAAAAAACATTTGCTTCGGCTGTCCGTTGTATTCATATTCAAAACTGCCTTCTTTTTTGTCATACATTTTTGCGGTGAAATCACCTGTCAATTTTGTCCCGGCCTTGTCCGTTTTATGGGCAACATAACGCTTATCTGACGTGGCGACAAAGGCATAGCCTTCTTGGCCAATTTTGATGCTGTTTGTATCTTTTACGACAGTGTTCAATCGCATATTGACCCCAATCACACCAGAACCATCTGCTAATTGTTCTGATATTGTAATGAGCAGGTCATCAGATGACTTATCTATAAAAGGATCTGAAATGATGGGTTTCTCATCTCCCATCGATTGTTGAAACCATGGCTCATTTTTGATGCTCTTTGCACTGCCTTTATGGATCTTGGAATATTCTGTTAGTTTACCATTTTGATCTGCAACAAATACTTCCACCACATCTTCATCAGTTTCCGATAGTTGCTCTAATTTCACCTTGAGTAAATCTTTGTTTTTAGAGGCCAATTCATTCTTTTTCACCGATTTGGATAAGTATGACACAATGTCAATTTTAGGCTGTACATCTTTATTAATGAGTTCGTTTAATTGCTTAACACTATTTGCAGCACTAGACATAATCTCATCATTGAGAGACTTGGATGCCACCTCATAAGAAAATGCTGCCAATACGAGAATTGGCACTAGGAGAATCGCTAAGAATGCAGTAATTAATTTCTTCGACATCGTCAAGTGCTTAAAAAAGTTGATTTTTTTCATTACCCTACTCCTTTTGATTTATGATTTGTGATCTTCCTCCTCCATTCTTAGGTAATATGAATCAATTTTCAAGGTCTAATGTTCCGGAAAACATCAAAATAAGTATAATCGCCTATTTCTTTTGGTTTATTCAATTTAAAAAAGCCTCCTAGCTGGAGGCTCTTTTCATCATGTCTATTCGACTTTAAATTTGCTAATCAAATCACGCAATTCTTCTGCCATAGAAGAGAGTGTGGCAGAGGACGAGCTGATTTCTTCCATTGATGCCAGTTGCTCTTCTGCTGAGGCGGCAATGTCTTGAATATTTGCGGAGCTTTCTCGTGATACGTCTGCGATCTCACGGACAGCCTCTGAAACATGTGCAGAGCCCTTTGAAAGCTGGACCACTGTTTGATTCATCGTTTGAAGCTGATCTGAAATTTCTTTTGTCATTTCGAAAATATTGTGGAAGCTTCCTCTCGTTTGTTCAGTGAAGCTTAAGCCTGATTGAACTTCTCGATTCACCGCAGTGAATACTTCCTGTGATACATCGATGTCTTGAACAATTTCTTTGATCAAATTCTCTATTTCTTTCGCTGAATTGGCAGATTGAACAGCAAGTTTCCTTACTTCTTCTGCTACAACTGAGAAGCCTCGACCGGATTCCCCAGCTCTTGCTGCCTCAATCGCTGCATTTAGTGCAAGTAAATTCGTTTGATCGGCGATTCCATTGATGACACCGAGAATTTGTGTAATGTCTTTTGATTTACTTTCCAGTGCACTAATGACATTCTCTGCTTTTTTCACTGACTGATCAATGACATTCATTTGAGAAGCAGTTTTTTCAACAAGCTGTCCGCCTTCCCCTGCGATATCTGTTGATTTGATCGATGAAGCGGTAATCGATTCAGCAGATTCATTCATGTGCTGAAGGCCTCGGTTCATTTCCTCTAACTCGTCTGAGCTCAATTCCACTTTATCATTTTGGCTTTCATTTCCGCTGGAGAATTGTTCAATGGCTAATGTGATATGCTCTGTTGCTTTACTTGTTTGTCCTGCGCTGGCGGTCAGTTCTTCTGATGAAGAAGCGACATTTTCGACT encodes:
- a CDS encoding methyl-accepting chemotaxis protein → MIDSLRSLIGAVQTSVENVASSSEELTASAGQTSKATEHITLAIEQFSSGNESQNDKVELSSDELEEMNRGLQHMNESAESITASSIKSTDIAGEGGQLVEKTASQMNVIDQSVKKAENVISALESKSKDITQILGVINGIADQTNLLALNAAIEAARAGESGRGFSVVAEEVRKLAVQSANSAKEIENLIKEIVQDIDVSQEVFTAVNREVQSGLSFTEQTRGSFHNIFEMTKEISDQLQTMNQTVVQLSKGSAHVSEAVREIADVSRESSANIQDIAASAEEQLASMEEISSSSATLSSMAEELRDLISKFKVE